One Chiloscyllium plagiosum isolate BGI_BamShark_2017 chromosome 12, ASM401019v2, whole genome shotgun sequence DNA window includes the following coding sequences:
- the LOC122554946 gene encoding cysteinyl leukotriene receptor 1-like isoform X1 translates to MKNSSTENFSKQSMNNTSTQRNSSCENDDIFKTDIYLPTYTIVFIFGFIENVFCLYIFLKLYKRKTAISIVTVNLAISDLLFVCTLPWRVHYYLNGSKWNLSDFLCAFMSYALYLNMYCSIYFLTLMSILRYFAIVHPLKALMFRSVKSVQIICVTIWVFVSITASPFLVRGSYVNENNETKCFYLKDGVDCIVFTMNLLALVVGCIIPFFIIIICYTLVVKALLVSKSKHHKKMSSLRKAIAMIIIVIVIFLTSFLPYHILRTAHIAISLNMGHTSQASCFVQKCVVVTLCGAAINSCLDPLLYYFAAETFRDKIRTTINNAFRCVMHNS, encoded by the coding sequence AAAAATTCAAGTACAGAGAATTTCTCAAAGCAGAGCATGAATAACACCAGCACCCAGAGAAACAGCTCATGTGAGAACGATGACATCTTCAAAACTGACATCTACCTTCCAACATATACTATCGTGTTTATTTTTGGATTTATTGAAAATGTCTTCTGTTTATACATATTCCTGAAGTTGTACAAGAGGAAGACTGCAATCAGCATCGTCACAGTGAACCTGGCAATATCGGATCTGCTCTTTGTCTGCACTTTGCCCTGGCGGGTtcactattatttgaatggtagcAAGTGGAACCTCTCAGATTTTTTATGCGCATTCATGTCATATGCTCTATACCTCAACATGTACTGTAGCATCTATTTTCTGACTCTCATGAGCATATTGCGCTACTTTGCTATAGTGCATCCACTGAAAGCTTTAATGTTTAGAAGTGttaaatctgttcaaatcatATGTGTTACAATATGGGTATTTGTGAGTATCACAGCAAGTCCTTTCCTAGTACGTGGCAGTTACGTCAATGAAAATAACGAAACAAAATGCTTTTACCTCAAAGATGGGGTTGACTGTATAGTATTTACAATGAATTTACTTGCCCTGGTTGTGGGTTGTATTATTCCCTTTTTTATTATCATAATCTGTTACACATTAGTTGTTAAAGCCTTGCTAGTCTCTAAATCAAAACATCACAAAAAAATGAGCTCCCTCAGAAAAGCTATTGCCATGATTATTATTGTAATAGTTATATTTCTAACCAGTTTTCTGCCCTATCACATTCTCCGAACTGCCCACATTGCCATCAGCTTGAACATGGGACATACTTCCCAAGCCAGTTGTTTTGTTCAGAAATGTGTTGTCGTTACACTGTGTGGTGCAGCAATCAATTCCTGTTTAGATCCTCTTTTGTATTACTTTGCAGCAGAGACCTTCAGGGACAAGATAAGAACAACAATCAATAATGCATTCAGATGCGTGATGCATAATAGCTGA
- the LOC122554946 gene encoding cysteinyl leukotriene receptor 1-like isoform X2 — MNNTSTQRNSSCENDDIFKTDIYLPTYTIVFIFGFIENVFCLYIFLKLYKRKTAISIVTVNLAISDLLFVCTLPWRVHYYLNGSKWNLSDFLCAFMSYALYLNMYCSIYFLTLMSILRYFAIVHPLKALMFRSVKSVQIICVTIWVFVSITASPFLVRGSYVNENNETKCFYLKDGVDCIVFTMNLLALVVGCIIPFFIIIICYTLVVKALLVSKSKHHKKMSSLRKAIAMIIIVIVIFLTSFLPYHILRTAHIAISLNMGHTSQASCFVQKCVVVTLCGAAINSCLDPLLYYFAAETFRDKIRTTINNAFRCVMHNS; from the coding sequence ATGAATAACACCAGCACCCAGAGAAACAGCTCATGTGAGAACGATGACATCTTCAAAACTGACATCTACCTTCCAACATATACTATCGTGTTTATTTTTGGATTTATTGAAAATGTCTTCTGTTTATACATATTCCTGAAGTTGTACAAGAGGAAGACTGCAATCAGCATCGTCACAGTGAACCTGGCAATATCGGATCTGCTCTTTGTCTGCACTTTGCCCTGGCGGGTtcactattatttgaatggtagcAAGTGGAACCTCTCAGATTTTTTATGCGCATTCATGTCATATGCTCTATACCTCAACATGTACTGTAGCATCTATTTTCTGACTCTCATGAGCATATTGCGCTACTTTGCTATAGTGCATCCACTGAAAGCTTTAATGTTTAGAAGTGttaaatctgttcaaatcatATGTGTTACAATATGGGTATTTGTGAGTATCACAGCAAGTCCTTTCCTAGTACGTGGCAGTTACGTCAATGAAAATAACGAAACAAAATGCTTTTACCTCAAAGATGGGGTTGACTGTATAGTATTTACAATGAATTTACTTGCCCTGGTTGTGGGTTGTATTATTCCCTTTTTTATTATCATAATCTGTTACACATTAGTTGTTAAAGCCTTGCTAGTCTCTAAATCAAAACATCACAAAAAAATGAGCTCCCTCAGAAAAGCTATTGCCATGATTATTATTGTAATAGTTATATTTCTAACCAGTTTTCTGCCCTATCACATTCTCCGAACTGCCCACATTGCCATCAGCTTGAACATGGGACATACTTCCCAAGCCAGTTGTTTTGTTCAGAAATGTGTTGTCGTTACACTGTGTGGTGCAGCAATCAATTCCTGTTTAGATCCTCTTTTGTATTACTTTGCAGCAGAGACCTTCAGGGACAAGATAAGAACAACAATCAATAATGCATTCAGATGCGTGATGCATAATAGCTGA